In Rouxiella sp. WC2420, the following proteins share a genomic window:
- the ompX gene encoding outer membrane protein OmpX produces MKKIACLSALACVVALSTSTAFAVDNTSTVSVGYAQGDAQGVVNKAKGFNLKYRYEFESTPWGVVGSLTYLNKSHSPVENDYQKGEYYGVTVGPSYRINDWVSAYGLVGMGVGKFEQVGNASSIDREKNRHTDGGVAYGAGLQFNPIENVALDFSYEQSRVKNVDIGTWIAGVGYRF; encoded by the coding sequence ATGAAAAAAATTGCATGTCTTTCCGCATTAGCTTGCGTAGTAGCTTTAAGCACTTCAACTGCGTTTGCGGTTGATAACACCAGCACTGTTTCTGTAGGTTATGCACAGGGTGATGCGCAAGGTGTTGTGAACAAAGCGAAAGGTTTCAACTTGAAATACCGCTACGAGTTCGAAAGCACCCCATGGGGCGTTGTTGGCTCCCTGACCTATCTTAACAAATCACATTCACCTGTTGAGAATGACTACCAGAAAGGTGAGTACTACGGCGTAACCGTAGGTCCATCTTACCGTATCAACGACTGGGTCAGTGCTTATGGCTTAGTGGGTATGGGTGTTGGTAAATTCGAACAGGTTGGTAATGCTTCTTCTATCGACCGTGAAAAAAATCGTCACACTGACGGTGGCGTAGCTTACGGCGCTGGTCTGCAGTTCAACCCAATCGAAAACGTTGCACTGGACTTCTCTTACGAGCAGAGCCGTGTTAAAAACGTTGACATTGGTACTTGGATCGCTGGTGTTGGTTACCGCTTCTAA